A single genomic interval of Lathyrus oleraceus cultivar Zhongwan6 chromosome 7, CAAS_Psat_ZW6_1.0, whole genome shotgun sequence harbors:
- the LOC127100410 gene encoding prohibitin-1, mitochondrial, protein MKVPNVPRRRAASALRKLGVIGGIGLYVAGNSLYNVEGGHRAIVFNRLVGVKDKVYPEGTHFVVPWFERPVIYDVRAHPHLVESTSGSRDLQMVKIGLRVLTRPLPNQLPTVYRTLGENYNERVLPSIIHESLKAVVAQYNASQLITQREAVSREIRKILTERAANFNIALDDVSITSLTFGKEFTAAIEAKQVAAQEAERAKFVVEKAEQDKRSAIIRAQGEAKSAELIGQAIANNPAFIALRKIEAAREIGHIIANAANKVYLNSDDLLLNLQEMNLEPGTN, encoded by the exons ATGAAAGTTCCGAACGTTCCCCGCCGTCGTGCTGCCTCTGCACTGAGGAAATTGGGAGTTATTGGTGGAATTGGCTTGTATGTTGCTGGTAATAGTCTTTACAATGTTGAAGGAGGTCACCGAGCTATTGTTTTCAACCGGCTTGTTGGTGTCAAAGACAAG GTTTATCCTGAAGGAACACATTTTGTAGTTCCATGGTTTGAGAGGCCGGTAATCTATGATGTCCGTGCGCATCCCCATTTAGTCGAGAGTACTTCCGGGAGTCGTGATCTCCAGATG GTGAAAATTGGGCTTCGAGTTCTTACCCGTCCTTTGCCAAACCAGTTACCTACAGTTTATCGAACCCTTGGCGAGAATTATAATGAAAGGGTTTTACCTTCAATCATACATGAAAGTTTGAAAGCTGTGGTTGCCCAATACAATGCCAGCCAGCTTATTACCCAACGAGAG GCTGTTAGTCGTGAAATCCGAAAGATCCTGACTGAGAGGGCAGCCAACTTTAATATTGCTCTTGATGATGTGTCAATTACTAGTCTGACCTTTGGCAAGGAGTTTACTGCTGCAATTGAAGCCAAGCAGGTGGCTGCACAAGAAGCTGAGAGGGCCAAATTTGTTGTGGAAAAAGCTGAGCAAGACAAGAGAAGTGCTATCATCAGAGCACAG GGTGAGGCTAAAAGTGCCGAACTGATCGGACAAGCCATTGCCAACAATCCAGCTTTCATCGCACTGAGGAAGATTGAAGCTGCAAGAGAGATTGGACACATCATAGCAAATGCAGCAAACAAGGTTTACCTGAATTCAGATGATCTTTTGCTGAATCTTCAGGAGATGAATTTGGAGCCTGGCACAAACTGA
- the LOC127102854 gene encoding secreted RxLR effector protein 161-like has protein sequence MTDMRCMRYFLGVEVTQTSNDIFICQRKYDNEVLERFRLRNCSFVNNPIFPGCKLTKDVRGLKVDATIYKQMVESLMYLTATRSYLIYVVSLVTRFMEAPTTMHQQVVKRIQRYSRGTTELGLLYKREEEENLLASWDNYYARDLEDRKSTSEYVFKMSNGLVVWSSKKQYVVSLSTTEAEFISAAACAAQRIWMMHVLERLGIKQSKCIILCDNSSTIKLSKNPVMHGKSKHIHVRFHFLRELTNQ, from the coding sequence ATGACTGATATGAGATGCATGAGATATTTTCTTGGCGTGGAAGTCACACAAACTTCAAATGACATTTTTATCTGTCAAAGGAAGTATGATAATGAAGTACTTGAAAGGTTTCGTTTACGAAATTGCTCATTTGTCAATAATCCAATTTTTCCAGGGTGCAAACTCACAAAGGATGTTAGAGGGTTGAAGGTTGATGCTACCATATACAAGCAAATGGTGGAAAGTCTTATGTATTTAACTGCCACTAGGTCGTATCTGATATATGTTGTAAGTCTGGTGACTCGTTTCATGGAAGCTCCAACGACTATGCAtcaacaagttgtgaaaaggaTTCAGCGCTACTCAAGAGGAACCACTGAATTGGGGTTGCTTTAcaaaagagaagaagaagagaattTGTTAGCTTCCTGGGACAATTACTATGCCAGAGATCTTGAAGACCGAAAGAGCACCTCAGAGTATGTTTTTAAGATGTCGAATGGATTAGTTGTTTGGAGTTCTAAGAAGCAGTATGTGGTCTCGTTGTCCACCACTGAGGCCGAATTTATTTCTGCAGCAGCCTGTGCTGCTCAACGCATTTGGATGATGCATGTACTTGAGAGGTTGGGGATTAAGCAAAGTAAGTGCATTATCTTATGTGATAATAGTTCAACGATTAAACTTTCGAAGAATCCTGTTATGCATGGTAAGAGTAAGCATATTCATGTTCGATTTCACTTTCTTCGTGAGTTGACAAATCAATGA